A single region of the Pyricularia oryzae 70-15 chromosome 4, whole genome shotgun sequence genome encodes:
- a CDS encoding RNP domain-containing protein, with protein sequence MNQQGQLAGGSNSGYGGAPRSNEDRVQARDNMMSNLRENSQQDRRVYVGNLSYDVKWHHLKDFMRQAGEVIFADVLLLPNGMSKGCGIVEYATREQAQNAVATLSNQNLMGRLVYVREDREAEPRFQGANNARGGFGGGAQGGFGGGGGGGFPMGGASGPPQGRQVFVNNLPYNVDWREMKDLFRQAARVGGVHRADIHMTPDNRPKGSGIVIYDHPDDANNAIQQFNGYEWYGRTIEVRMDRFAGGGFGGGGRGGFGQRGGMGGFGRGGFAGRGGFGGAGGFGRGGYGGGGGFDGGHMGGGPMGPGAASVPPNPFTDNATAGADRSETIYVRNLPWSTSNEDLVELFTTIGKVEQAEIQYEPSGRSRGSGVVRFDNAETAETSIAKFQGYQYGGRPLNLSFVKYVNPAGGDSMDTDPHVGLTQDQIM encoded by the exons ATGAACCAGCAGGGCCAGCTGGCTGGAGGATCGAACTCGGGCTATGGTGGAGCCCCCCGGTCGAACGAAGATCgtgtacaggccagggataACATGATGAGCAACTTGCGCGAGAACTCCCAGCAAGACCGCCGGGTCTACGTTGGTAATCTCTCTTACGATGTTAAGTGGCATCACTTGAAGGACTTTATGCGTCAAG ccggcgaggTCATTTTTGCAGATGTGCTACTTCTCCCCAACGGAATGTCGAAG GGATGCGG TATTGTGGAATATGCAACCAGGGAGCAAGCCCAGAACGCGGTTGCCACTCTGAGCAACCAAAACCTCATGGGAAGACTGGTATATGTTCGCGAG GATCGAGAAGCCGAACCCCGTTTCCAGGGCGCTAACAATGCCCGTGGCGgtttcggcggcggcgcccagggcggctttggcggcggcggcggcggcggcttccCTATGGGAGGTGCCAGCGGCCCTCCGCAAGGGCGTCAAGTCTTTGTGAATAAC CTTCCTTACAACGTGGATTGGCGTGAGATGAAAGATCTTTTCAGACAAGCAG CTCGTGTCGGCGGAGTCCATCGTGCGGATATCCACATGACTCCTGATAACCGACCCAAGGGTTCCGGCATTGTAATTTACGATCATCCCGACGATGCCAACAACGCTATCCAGCAGTTCAATGGCTACGAATGGTACGGCCGAACGATTGAAGTGCGCATGGATCGCTTCGCCGGAGGCGGcttcggcggtggcggccgcggcggctTTGGCCAGCGTGGTGGCATGGGCGGCTTTGGTCGTGGCGGTTTCGCCGGGCGGGGTGGCTTTGGCGGTGCCGGAGGCTTTGGACGTGGCGGctatggcggcggcggtggcttcGACGGCGGTCACATGGGTGGCGGTCCTATGGGGCCTGGCGCTGCCTCGGTGCCGCCTAACCCGTTCACAGACAATGCCACTGCTGGTGCAGACCGGAGCGAGACCATATACGTTCGCAAT CTTCCTTGGTCGACGAGCAACGAGGATCTTGTTGAACTCTTTACGACTATTGGCAAGGTCGAACAAGCCGAGATACAGTACGAGCCCAGCGGACGTTCCCGTGGTAGCGGTGTCGTGCGGTTCGACAATGCCGAAACCGCCGAGACGTCTATCGCCAAATTCCAGGGCTACCAGTATGGCGGACGACCTCTCAACTTGAGCTTCGTCAAATATGTCAACCCTGCCGGCGGAGACAGCATGGACACTGATCCACATGTCGGGCTCACTCAAGATCAGATTATGTGA